A portion of the Gadus macrocephalus chromosome 10, ASM3116895v1 genome contains these proteins:
- the macrod1 gene encoding ADP-ribose glycohydrolase MACROD1, with protein MSRIIVGLLFTPCNMIFKTSILLPRIRILSSAGRLSGNRLDFMHVKNISSTAGFRPKRPLTLLFGSVRRNVSAECNWGSQMFAKQSSTATRWNKLSTTTTLQKDGFTRSRERGVLLRKVVLGALGFATTAAVCVHTSARVTMAEGTESLKVNLESAEADWKETKDRMLSLPLDERRRFYRTRCYTSLDQVPVWSPSPVPSSEHQRCPRNKKLDGRIALYTGDVTQLEVDAIVNAGV; from the exons ATGTCACGCATTATTGTAGGCCTCTTATTTACCCCATGCAACATGATATTTAAAACATCCATCCTCCTTCCACGTATCAGAATCCTATCCTCAGCGGGTCGTCTGTCAGGTAATCGACTTGACTTCATGCATGTCAAAAACATTTCAAGTACTGCAGGTTTCCGTCCAAAACGACCCCTCACTCTCCTGTTTGGATCGGTGAGGAGGAATGTATCAGCTGAGTGCAACTGGGGAAGTCAAATGTTCGCCAAACAGTCAAGCACTGCGACCCGATGGAACAAGTTGTCAACAACAACCACGTTGCAGAAGGACGGGTTCACCCGTTCCCGTGAGAGGGGAGTTTTGCTTCGTAAAGTTGTCCTCGGCGCACTCGGGTTCGCCACCACTGCGGCCGTATGTGTCCACACCAGTGCCCGGGTCACCATGGCCGAAGGGACAGAATCTCTGAAGGTTAACCTTGAGTCCGCTGAGGCAGACTGGAAGGAGACCAAGG ACCGGATGCTGTCCTTGCCGCTGGATGAGAGGCGGCGGTTCTACAGGACCCGTTGCTATACGTCACTGGACCAGGTCCCTGTGTGGAGTCCCTCTCCAGTCCCCTCTTCAG agcatcAACGGTGCCCCAGGAACAAGAAGCTGGACGGGCGGATCGCCCTCTACACGGGCGACGTCACACAGCTGGAGGTGGACGCCATCGTGAACgcaggtgtgtga